A segment of the Marinitoga hydrogenitolerans DSM 16785 genome:
TTATTGATAATTTAATGATAGACGTATATAATAAGATTACAAATATCAATTTTATCCATATATCAAAAAAACTAAAATCAAAATGGGAAAATGTGAAAATATTTGATTATTTGGACAATCTAACAGAATACCTCGCTATTAGCGATATGGTTATTAGCCGTGGAGGTGCGACAAGTTTATCAGAGATTGATTTTTTTGAAATACCTGCTATAATTATACCATGGGGAAATTCTGCAGAAAATCAACAATTTTTAAATGCAAAAGGTATTAATAAAGAAAATATACATATATTTACCGAAAATGACGTAAAACCACAAAGTATAATTGATATAATATATAATGTAAAGAAAAAAAATAATTATACTATAAAAAAACAAAATCCTTCAAAATTTATTGTAAAAACAATTTTAGACTCATTAGGAGGCGCCTAAAATGAAATACTTTTTTTCCGGAATTGGCGGAATAGGTATGAGTTCCTTAGCACTTTATACAAAATATAAAGGTTTTGACGTAATTGGATCAAACAACCTGGAATCAGAAAGAACAAAATATTTAAAATCAAAAAATATAGATGTTAAAATTGGTCATAATAAGGAAAACATCGCAAATGCCGATTTAATAATTAAAAGTACTGCTATAAAAGATTCAAATCCAGAAATTCAACATGCTAAAGATTTGAATATACCTATTTTAAATAGAATGGAATATTTGAATTATATCTTAAAGAGCAATTATAGTGTTGGAATTACTGGAACTGATGGCAAAACAACCACTACTGCTATGATATCTCATATATTAAAAACTGCAAAATGTGATCCAACTGTATTTTTAGGAGGTATTCATGATAGTTTAGAAGATGGTAATTTCAGAGTTGGCTCAGGCCCTATAATTAGCGAAGTTGATGAAAGTGATGGTTTTATAAAAGATACAATTTCAGATGTTTCAATAATAACAAATTTAAGACCTGATCATTTGGAACATTATAATAATTCTTTTGAAAATCTTATTGATTCAATATATACACATGCTTCTCATGCAAGAGACTTTGTATTATTAAATGGCGATGATTCTATATTAAATACTTTTTATGATAATTTAGTTATAAAATTTGGTTCTACAAATAGTTCAGAATATTATTTTACAAACAGGACCCCTTATGGATATTACCAAACCTTTGATGTAAATTATAAAAACAAATTTATTGGGCAAATTAAAATGAATTTACCAGGTGTTCATTATGCATATGATGCAATTGCTGCAATTGCATATGCTTTAGAAGCTGGAATTTCCTTCGATAAAATTAAATTTGCATTTGAAACTTTTAATTCGGTTAATAGACGTTTTAATGTATTATTTAAAAACAGTCATATTTTTGTTGTTGATGATTATGCACATACTCCTGAAGAAGTAGAACATACCATTAAAGCAGCAAAAGAATATTTCCCTGAATATCCTATAATAGCGGTCTTTCAACCTCATCGATACACAAGATTATTCAGACATTATAAACAATTTAGCGAAGCTCTAAAAAATGCTGATAAGGTTTTTGTATACAGAATTTATTCAGCCTTCGAAGATCCAATTGATGGTATTGATGAATTAAAAATGGCAAAATTAATTGAAAATTCTGAGTTTATAAACTCAGAAAATGAAATGATTGATAAAATTTTAGATTTAAATGATGGTGTCTTTTTATTTCTTGGAGCTGGAGATATTACAGAAGTTGCAAAAAAGGTAAGCAATATATTCATAAAAAAATATGCAAATGCAATATAAAAATTCCTGGGGCTCCCCAGGAATTTTTATTTGATTTTATTCTAAATTTTTTACATTCATTTATATTTATTTTATTTCTTCTAAAGTATCAACTATTTTTACAATTTTATCAAGTTTTGTCATCTCAAAAATTTTTCTAACCTGCGGTTGCAACCCAACAAGAATTAATTCTTTTTTTAAATTTCTTGACTCTTTTAACAAACTTACAATTGCTCCTAATCCAGCACTATCAATATAAGAAACCAAAGACATATCAATAACATATTTAGAAAAAGACAATTCAACTAATTTTTCTTTAGTTTTTTGCTTAAACGTTGCGGAATGATAAGCATCAATTTCTCCCTCAACTTTAATCAAATAATAATTATCTTTCTCGGAAAAATCTACAGTAAAATCCATTATAACACCTCCATCTTAATTTTCTTTCTTAAATAAATTATAACATATTTCTTTTTTTATTCAAAGGTTCCCAAATTTTTATGCATCACAAAAAAATATTTATTTTGTTTTTAATTTTTTTTATGTTGAACTTGATTTTTTTAAAAAAATATGATATATTATTTATATATATATAAGGCGTATTGCATTTTTATAATTTGGAGGTGGCTTATGAAAACTTTAGCTCTCACATTTATACTTATTGGACTGGTAATAATATTATCGGTTTTTTGGGGATATTCTTTAACTTTCTGGAAAACATTGGAATTCATTTTGGGATTTATATTAATAATAAGCGGAATTAATCCAAAACAAAAAGTTGAACTTACAAAAAATAAGAAAAAATTAGTATTAGAGGGAAAAGAAGCAGAAGAAGTTATAGATGATATTTTAGATTCACAAAGAGGCCTGTTTTTTAAATTTCTAAAAAAAACACACAAGAATTTTAGATTTAAAACTTTTATCTTTGGATTAATATCTGGTATAACCTTAATTCTAGATAGTTTAAACATAATTGATACCAATTTAAATTTTTGGGAGGTATTATTGGTGATTTTGGGGTCATGGTTAATCGCTTCAGGAATCTCAACTATATTTTTTAGGGGGAAATAAAAAATGATAATGGGAATTATTTCAATATTAATCGGAATTCTAATATTTGCAAGTTTAATATTTAAAGTGTCTTTCACAATAAGTTTAATAATTGAATTGATATTATCTTTAATATTTATTTTTAATGGTATGAAAATATTCAAAAATTTTAAAAGTGAAAATCTTGGATATTTAATTTTTGGAATTATTCTACTTTTTGATATGTTTAATTTATTCAATTTTGACGCCTCAATGGGAGAACTTATTTTACTATTCATTGGAGCTCAATTATTAGCCAGTGGTATTGATTTTTTCATTAGAGATTTTACTCAAAATCATTCAAAAAATACTATTTCTAAAAATGAACAATTTTTCGAATTGCAAGAAAACAAACAAATAAAAGTTTCTATGGATGTGGATTGGAATAAATGTAATATCACTTCTCATAATGAAAATAAAATTAAGATCAACAGCAAATATAACAAATCTATTTTTAAGCAAAAAATTAATTTCACAGATAATAACTTCATTTTTGAAGAAAAGTTGAGAATAAATTCTATTAACATTCCTGAAAGAGCTGAAAGCTTTATTTACCTACCATCTAAAATAAATGCTATTCTTAATATTCACTCAAATGTAAGTGAATTAGTTTTAGATTTATATGATATCAATTCGAATTATACCAAAGTAAATGCTAAAGCTTCAAAATTACATTTAATACCTTCATCTAAAATAGATTCTAATATTGATATAAATATACAGGTAAGCAATTTAATTTTAGAAATACCTTCTAATGTGTTTGTAATTATTAATTTTATAGGAGATTTAACATTAAAAGAGTTAAATAATTTCACACAAAAAGATGATTCAACACTTGTATCAAACAATTTCAAAACAGCAAAATATACATGTAAAATTAATATATCTTCTGAAATGTCAAAGATTTCTTCTTTTACAAGCTAATCAATAAATATTCTTAAAAAATCAGCCCTCACGGGCTATTTTTTTTAGGATAAGATGTTTTTCAAAAAGAAATATATTAATGAGTACTATCGCAGGAGGCGATTAAATGAATAGAGGATTATATATTTCAACTATGGGAATGCTTGCAAACATGGCTCAATTAGATAATATATCAAATAATCTATCTAATGCTGATACCGTTGGTTATAAAAAAGATGAAACCATGTTTAAAGCATATCTTGAAAAGGAATTCAGAAATTACGATTCAAATGATATTAAAAAAGGAAAACATATTGGATATATGGAAACCGCTTTAATTGCTGATGAAACAAAACCCATTTTATCTCAGGGACAAATTGTAAAAACAAACAATCCTCTGGATTTTGCTATATTTGGTTATGGTTTTTTTAAAATTGAAAGAAATTCTCAATTTTTTTACTCACGAAATGGTGAATTTAAAAAAGATTTGAACGGTTTCTTAGTAACTTCTGATGGTGACTATGTTTTGGATTCTAATAATCAACGAATTCAATTACCAAAAGATTTTACTGTTGACGAATCTGGAAATATATATAACGGAACACAATTTACAGGGCAAAAAATTTCAATTGTAAATCTTAATGCTCCATCTAAATTTGGCAATAATCTTTTTACTGGTGAAGAAATAGCCTCGAATAATTTCAAAATAATTCAAGGTAGTATAGAAAAATCAAATGTTAACACATTAAAAGAAATGATTAATTTAATAAATGCCAATAGAGCATTTAGTATAATGGAAAAATCTATACAAACTCAAGATTTAATGACGGGTAAAATTATAGAAAGCGCTCAAAGAATATAAAATAATAAAAGAATATAAAATAATATAATTTCAAGGAGGAAAAGACTATGTTAGTATCCCTTTATTCAGCATCAACAGGAATGATTGCACAACAGAGAAGACTTGATACAATATCTAATAATTTATCCAATGTAGACACTACTGGTTATAAAGCTCAAAGGATTGAGTTTCAAGATTTGTTATATACTCCTATTAAAGAAGCGGGTACTCCAACAGCTCAAAATTCCGTGCTACCTACAGGTGAATACGTTGGACATGGGGTACGTATCGCAGCAACCAACAGAATTTTCACTCAAGGGAATATTGAACAAACTGGTGGAACATTTGATTTAGCTATAATGGGCGACGGTTTCTTTCAGGTACAATTACAAGATGGAAGGATTGCTTATACAAGAGATGGCTCCTTCAAAGTAGATGCTAATGGAAGACTTATTAATTCAAATGGATTGCTTTTAGTGCCTAATATTACATTACCTACAAATGCCGAAAGTGTTAATGTATCTCCAGATGGAATTATAAGTGCGAAATTACCAGATGGTACTATACAGAATGTTGGTAACTTAACACTTGTTAGATTTGTAAATCCAGCAGGATTAAAAGCAATAGGAAACAACCTATTTTTATCAACACCAGCTTCTGGTGTTGCAACAGAGGGTATTCCTAATCAAGATGGT
Coding sequences within it:
- the murC gene encoding UDP-N-acetylmuramate--L-alanine ligase; translation: MKYFFSGIGGIGMSSLALYTKYKGFDVIGSNNLESERTKYLKSKNIDVKIGHNKENIANADLIIKSTAIKDSNPEIQHAKDLNIPILNRMEYLNYILKSNYSVGITGTDGKTTTTAMISHILKTAKCDPTVFLGGIHDSLEDGNFRVGSGPIISEVDESDGFIKDTISDVSIITNLRPDHLEHYNNSFENLIDSIYTHASHARDFVLLNGDDSILNTFYDNLVIKFGSTNSSEYYFTNRTPYGYYQTFDVNYKNKFIGQIKMNLPGVHYAYDAIAAIAYALEAGISFDKIKFAFETFNSVNRRFNVLFKNSHIFVVDDYAHTPEEVEHTIKAAKEYFPEYPIIAVFQPHRYTRLFRHYKQFSEALKNADKVFVYRIYSAFEDPIDGIDELKMAKLIENSEFINSENEMIDKILDLNDGVFLFLGAGDITEVAKKVSNIFIKKYANAI
- a CDS encoding STAS domain-containing protein yields the protein MDFTVDFSEKDNYYLIKVEGEIDAYHSATFKQKTKEKLVELSFSKYVIDMSLVSYIDSAGLGAIVSLLKESRNLKKELILVGLQPQVRKIFEMTKLDKIVKIVDTLEEIK
- a CDS encoding flagellar hook-basal body protein — translated: MNRGLYISTMGMLANMAQLDNISNNLSNADTVGYKKDETMFKAYLEKEFRNYDSNDIKKGKHIGYMETALIADETKPILSQGQIVKTNNPLDFAIFGYGFFKIERNSQFFYSRNGEFKKDLNGFLVTSDGDYVLDSNNQRIQLPKDFTVDESGNIYNGTQFTGQKISIVNLNAPSKFGNNLFTGEEIASNNFKIIQGSIEKSNVNTLKEMINLINANRAFSIMEKSIQTQDLMTGKIIESAQRI
- the flgG gene encoding flagellar basal-body rod protein FlgG produces the protein MLVSLYSASTGMIAQQRRLDTISNNLSNVDTTGYKAQRIEFQDLLYTPIKEAGTPTAQNSVLPTGEYVGHGVRIAATNRIFTQGNIEQTGGTFDLAIMGDGFFQVQLQDGRIAYTRDGSFKVDANGRLINSNGLLLVPNITLPTNAESVNVSPDGIISAKLPDGTIQNVGNLTLVRFVNPAGLKAIGNNLFLSTPASGVATEGIPNQDGYGSIEQGALEKSNVDVVKEMVNMIVAQRTYDLNARAVQTADDFLRTIGTLKR